The following proteins are encoded in a genomic region of Musa acuminata AAA Group cultivar baxijiao chromosome BXJ2-11, Cavendish_Baxijiao_AAA, whole genome shotgun sequence:
- the LOC135626604 gene encoding probable polygalacturonase, with translation MKRLVVVLLLLAVAVAVEVEDRGDGYCKLKNGLTPRPHSVTITEFGAVGDGVTLNTVAFQNAVFYVRSFADKGGAQLYVPKGRWLTGSFNLTSHLTLFLDEDAVIIGSQDASQWPTVEPLPSYGQGIDLPGERHRSLINGYNLTDVVITGNNGIIDGQGSVWWEWFRTHTLNYSRPHLLEFVSSCDIVISNLTFLNPPAWSIHPVYSSNVTVQNIVIQASSDSPYTNGVVPNSCSSFCIEDCSISVGHDAIAVKSGWDNYGISFGRPSSNIQINNVHLQTSLGSALAFGSEMSGGISDIHVKHLHVHDSFTGIIFKTTRGRGGFIKDIVISDVEMENVHEAFRFTGQCGAHPDDQYDPDALPTIKQVTIKNVIGTNISRAGVLSGIDQDPFTAICLANISLSITSDLSNSWTCSNVSGFSESVFPQPCSDLSLNSSLFCFSLENFSGLAQV, from the exons GTCGTCGTGCTTTTACTTTTAGCGGTTGCAGTTGCTGTCGAAGTCGAGGACAGGGGTGATGGGTATTGTAAACTCAAGAATGGCTTGACACCAAGACCACACAGTGTCACCATTACAGAGTTTGGGGCTGTGGGGGATGGAGTCACCTTGAATACAGTTGCCTTTCAAAATGCTGTTTTCTATGTGCGGTCGTTCGCCGACAAGGGTGGTGCTCAGCTGTATGTTCCTAAGGGGAGATGGCTGACAGGAAGTTTCAATCTTACCAGTCATCTCACTTTGTTCCTGGACGAAGATGCAGTTATAATTGGCAGTCAG gATGCATCTCAATGGCCTACTGTCGAGCCTTTGCCCTCTTATGGTCAAGGGATAGACCTTCCCGGTGAAAGGCATCGCAGCTTGATAAACGGATACAACTTGACGGATGTAGTGATAACAG GAAATAATGGGATTATTGACGGGCAGGGTTCTGTCTGGTGGGAGTGGTTTCGTACCCACACCTTGAACTACAGCCGTCCTCATCTTCTTGAGTTTGTGAGTtcttgtgacattgtgatttcaaATTTAACTTTCTTGAATCCCCCAGCATGGAGTATCCATCCAGTCTATTCCAG CAATGTAACTGTCCAGAATATAGTTATTCAGGCTTCATCTGATTCCCCATATACAAATGGTGTAGTACCAA ATTCATGCTCAAGTTTCTGCATCGAAGATTGCAGCATCAGTGTTGGACATGATGCCATTGCTGTCAAGAGTGGTTGGGACAACTATGGTATCTCTTTCGGCAGGCCTTCCTCAAATATTCAGATCAACAATGTCCATCTGCAGACATCTCTTGGTTCGGCACTTGCTTTTGGCAGTGAGATGTCCGGTGGTATCTCAGATATACATGTTAAGCACCTTCATGTCCATGATTCTTTCACTGGCATAATATTCAAGACCACTCGGGGACGAGGCGGCTTCATTAAGGATATCGTCATTTCAGATGTGGAAATGGAAAATGTTCATGAAGCATTTCGTTTCACGGGTCAATGTGGGGCACATCCTGATGACCAATATGATCCGGATGCTCTGCCGACAATCaagcaggtgaccataaaaaatgtgATTGGAACCAACATCTCCCGTGCTGGAGTCCTCTCAGGAATTGATCAAGATCCCTTCACTGCTATCTGTCTTGCCAACATCAGTTTGTCTATCACCTCAGACCTCTCTAATTCTTGGACTTGTTCCAATGTCTCTGGATTCTCGGAATCAGTCTTTCCCCAACCATGCTCTGATCTGAGCTTGAATTCCTCTCTCTTCTGCTTCTCCCTTGAGAACTTCAGTGGTCTCGCGCAAGTCTAG